The Cylindrospermum stagnale PCC 7417 genome segment CAAATAATTACCACTATTTAGCTCAATCGCAATATACCAACCATAATGTTTTTGAATTAACTCAGGACGTACACGCTCAAAAATTGCCCGATAACGTTGATATTGTGCTTCATTTTCAGCTTTGTGTCTAGCCAATTATTCCGGTGATAAAGTGTGTTCTGGGAAAATTTGACCTCTACGACTTGGTGACTTTGGTGTTAGCTGATTCATAACTATTAACCTAACTGTAACTATTAGTTTAACTTTTAGCGCTTCTCGGTTGCGTACAATATGCGGTGGAGCACAGCGTTGCTCATGAGTATCAACTTAATCTTAAACTGTTTTCCCACATACGTTTGACCCCACCCCTCAATCCCCTCCCCTCATGAGGGGAGGGGAGGTTTGGCGCCAGCAAAACCGGGGTGGGGTTCTTCGGGATTAATTAGGATATAGCGACATTTTGAGTTGTTGGGTTTCAGCCCTCAAGCCAACATACAAAACAAGTAAAAAACAAGATCCCCGACTTGTTTAAGAAGTCGGGGATCTGAAGCCTTTCGATTTTCACAAATCAAATAGGATTGCTCTATTAATTAATAGAAACTGTCAAACTGCTGGGTTGTGCTAAATCACCTTTTAGCACTACACCGCGCTGATTGGAATGCAGATGTCGCAGAATTTTGTAAATTGCCTCAACTTCATCAGGTGAGCCAGCTTTTTCTGCAACTTCAGCTAGAGAAAGGGCTGATTTTTCTTTTTGCAGCACATCGACGACGCGTTTTTGCAAGTCGAGAATGACAGCGGCAGCTTTTTTACCAGCTTCTACCCCTGGTTGATGGTAGGCGTTGACGTTGATTAAACTAGCGTATAGACCAACAGCCCGCTCATACAGAGCAATTAACGCGCCAACAGTGCGGGAATTAACTTGGGGAATGGTGACTGTAATCGAATCGCGGTGATTTTCGTACAGCGCTTGGCGGGTACCCAAGAGGAAACCGGAAAGATAATCACCTGCTGTCACACCTGGATCGATTTCTGGGGATGGCCCTTGACGATCTTCCAAAACTTCAATTAAGGTTGCAAAGAAATTCGGCACACCTTCCCGCAGTTGCTGGACGTAGGCGTGTTGATCTGTTGAGCCTTTGTTGCCATAAACGGCGATGCCTTGATAGACAATATTGCCGTCTAGGTCTTTTTCTTTGCCCAAAGATTCCATGACCAGCTGTTGCAAATAGCGGCTGAATAACAATAAGCTGTCCTTATAAGGTAGGACAACCATGTCTTTTTCGCCTCGACCATTGCCAGAATAATACCAAGCTAAGGCTAATAAAGCGGCTGGGTTATTTTTCACATCTGGAATGCGGGTGGCGTCATCCATTTCTTTTGCACCTTCTAGCATGGCGCGAATATCAACGCCTTGTAATGCTGCTGGTACTAGCCCCACAGAGGACATTTCTGAGGTGCGTCCTCCCACCCAGTCATACATGAAGAACCTGGCTAGCCAGCCTTCAGATTTTGCCACTTTATCCAGGTTGCTATCTACGCCGGTAATAGCGATCGCATATTTGGCAAAGTCTAAATTTTGTCCAGCATAGGCTTTTTTGACTTCAATCATGGCGTTGCGGGGTTCGGGAGTCCCCCCAGATTTGGAAATCACCAATACCAATGTGCTGGAAAGGCTATTTCGCAGGTGGGTGAGAATCCGATCGATACCGGCGGGATCGGTGTTGTCGATAAAGTGGATTTTCAGGGGCGGGAAGTCAGGAGATAGGGCTTCAGCGACGAATTGGGGGCCGAGGGCGGAACCACCAATACCTATGGAGATGACATCGGTGAAGCGACTTGCTCTAGGTGGATGAATAGCACCTGTTTGGACTTTTTCGGCAAAGGATTCGATTTGCTCTATGGTTTGGACAATTTCTTGTGTTAGTTCGGGAGTGGGGGCTAAATCTGGATTCCGTAACCAGTAGTGTCCTACCATGCGGTTTTCATCCGGATTGGCGATCGCACCTTTCTCCAGTTCCGCCATATCGGCAAACGCCTTGTCAAACTTCGGCCGCAACGATTCCACTAAGGCATCATCAAACCGCATTCGACTTACGTCTAGGTACAGTCCCAATCCCTCGTGAAAATATAACCAGTCTTGGTACCGTTGCCAAAGTGCCCTAGCATCCATAGGGATATCTCAACTAAAGTGTTTGTCAAAAACCAGTTTAATGTAAGGCTCTGGCGATCCCTGCTTTGTCTTATACAGTTTTAAGTGTTGGAAAACTCCTCACCCTAGACATCTGGCATAGGGATGACACGCAAAAACTTGACGATTTCACCCCTAATTTCTATGCCTATAAGATAATTATCGATGGTAAAGCGATAAAAAATCCCCTCATGATCTAACTGTCGCAATTCTGGGAGGTAATGAGGTTGCCACTTTTCACCTAACTCCACAAACACAAAACGATACACCCGCTCATAAGCAGCAGGTTCTAAACTCTTCAGGTCTAGCAAAAAAGACCTTGCATAGCGCACTTCCAGATTCACTTTTGCTTACCTTAACCAATACTTAAGTGCTACAAGCGCCAAATCAACAGTGGATCTGATTCATAAAAACATTAACAGTCGTAGCGCCTCTTCATGGGTTAAGATGTCCCACGGTTGTTGCGATCGCCTGACTTGTTCAATAGCTTTCAGCATATAAAAATCAAAATGCAAGCCTTGAACCACTCCCCAAACGCTTTGCAGATCCTCATCGGCTAACTGCTCGATTAAGTGATGCATTCTAATCCGCAGCAAATTCATATAGTTGATTATCCCTAACTCAACAACAATAGTTTTCCCAAAAAATTAGCGCCAGATCATGGGATGACCCCACTATCCCCAAGCTACACTACAAATTTATTCCCCCTGTTGGGTGTTAAATCAGACAGAAAAAACTATTTACGTAATTTCCCCGTCTCTACCCCCTAAATGTTGATTTTTTAAGTAATTATACGCTCTAACTTAAGTATGGTTGATTATCTGATTTTTCTGGCAATTTCTACAGCAATTTTTGCTTTGTTCGGACTGGGACTCAATCTCCAGTGGGGCTTTACAGGGTTAATTAACTTTGGTCATATTGCTTTCATGACTTTGGGCGCTTATACCACAGTCTTGTTAAGTTTAAAGGGAGTCCCCCTATTGCTTTCAGCCATGATTGGAGCGATCGTCGCCGCCATTTTGGGCTTGGTAATTGGTTTGGCAACTCTGCGCTTACGAGAAGATTATCTGTCAATTGTCACTGTTGGTGTGGGGGAACTGATTCGTTTGGTGGTGAATAACCAGGAATTACCTGTGGGTGATACCTGGATAGCTGGGGCTTTTGGCGTCCAAAGTTATACTATCCCTCTATCCACAACGCCTAATTTATTTGTCAGACTGGTGATGATTGGGCTGTTAACGCTGCTGATGCTGATCACTTGCTTTTGTTTGTGGCGCTGGGTTGGCCCTAGCCGATTATCCCCAAATGCAGAGGCTAAAATCCGTTACAAGATAGAATCTACTTCACGCTTGATCGTGGGGTTGATTTTCGGAATTTTAGCAACGGCGATTTATGTTTCTGGGGTAATCGGACTGTATAACTACAACCCCAAAGCAGGTTTGATGCTGTTGGTGCTGTTGGTATTAGCTTTTGTTTTTTGGCGGTTGCAAATTTTAGTGCGATCGCCTTGGGGTCGAGTCCTCAAAGCCATCCGTGAAGATGAAGAAATCCCCAAGGCTATGGGTAAAAACGTTTTTTGGTACAAAGTGCAATCGCTGATGCTTGGCGGTGCGATCGCTGGTGTTGCTGGTGCTTTCTTTGCTTGGCAACTCAGCGCCATTTACCCAGATAATTTTCAACCGCAACTCACCTTCGACGCTTGGATTATGGTGATTTTAGGCGGTTCGGGGAATAATATCGGCACTCTCTTAGGTGCAGTGATTTACTTTGCTTATGATGCCATCACGCGGGAAGTGTTACCAAAAATCGTCCCCCTTGATGAAGCCCGTCTCGGTGCATTTCGCGTGATGGTCATCGGTCTGATTTTGATGGTACTGATGATTTGGCGTCCTCAAGGTATCTTAGGGAAAAAGGAGGAACTCACCCTTGGTAAATAACCAACTTCCCCTATTAGCCGCTACTGGACTTTGTAAAGGCTTTGGTGGCATCAAAGCAGTGAATGACGCTAACATTGAAGTGGCTAAAGGCAGCATTACCGGCTTGATTGGCCCCAATGGTGCCGGTAAAACCACTTTATTTAACTTACTCTCCAATTTCATTCGCCCAGATAAAGGAAGAGTGATTTTTGATGGCGAACCGATTCACCAGTTGCAACCATACCAAATCGCCCAGCAGGGATTAATCCGCACCTTTCAGGTAGCCCGGACGCTGTCGCGGTTGTCGGTGTTAGAAAATATGCTGCTGGCGGCGCAAAAACAAACTGGTGAAAATTTTTGGTTAGTGCAGTTGCAACCACACATCGTCGCCAAGGAAGAAAGGGAATTAAAAGAACGGGCGATGTTTTTGTTGGAGTCTGTGGGTTTGGAGAAAAAAGCCCAAGATTATGCCGGTAGCTTGTCTGGTGGACAACGCAAGCTGCTGGAAATGGGGCGGGCGCTGATGACTAACCCGAAGTTGATTTTGCTAGATGAACCTGCGGCGGGGGTGAATCCCAAATTAATTGACGATATATGCGATCGCATTATCACTTGGAACCGCCGCGACGGCATGACCTTTCTGATTATCGAACACAACATGGATTTGATCATGTCATTGTGCGATCGCGTTTGGGTCCTGGCCGAAGGACAAAATTTGGCTGTAGGTACTCCCGCAGAAATCCAAAAAAATGCCAAAGTTTTAGAAGCCTATTTGGGACAATAAACTTCATTAAGTAGCGTGCGTTCCCTAACGCACGAATATTTATTAATTATGAATAAATTCTTTTCAAGCAATATTAATCATATTTGATGATCTTTGATGCGTCGGGGGACGCATCCTACTAATAAATCTTTACCGACAACGAATCGTTGCCTCTTGGGAATCCATAACTCGCAGCGTTACTTGTGGTTGCAAACCACGCCACTGTTCTCCATTAAACACACCTCCTTTATTTTCTAGTCCCACAGCTGCCATTTGCTCTGGTGTCGCACCAGCCGGACGCTGATAGCGATAGTTACCATGTGTTTCCGAACGAGAATATGCCTGAAGAGTCAAATAGCTTACTCTGGCAATGCAACTAGCTTGGTCTTCCCCTGGACGACGGTCCGAAGAAACAGGCTTGCCATCAGGGCCAAACCAAACACCACCCACTAAGTTATAACCCTGGTTAACAGGAACCTGAGTTCCTGGTTGCTGTTGAACCTGTTGTGGTGGGTAGTATGGTTGAACCTGTTGTGGCGGGTAGTACGGTTGAACCTGTTGTGGCGGGTAGTACGGTTGAACCTGTTGTGGCGGGTAGTACGGTTGAACCTGTTGTGGCTGTTGTTGCTGTGGCGATTGCGGACAGCCAAACGGCGTACATGCAGCCCCCATTGGTGCTTTAGGGCAACCAAATGGATTACATTCTGCAACACTAGATTGCGAACATCCGAAAGGATTACATTCTGCTAAGGCGGGTTTAGTTTCGATGCCAATAGAAGTAGCAATCACTGAAGCTACGCCAACAAATACAACAGTCTTTAAAAGTTTCATATATTTTATTGCTGCAAAAGAATAATCTGAATTCGTTGATTAGACAACACTTTAGCAGCTAAATACGATGCGTGACAACCTAAGGATTATTACTAAGGTTAAAGTTTTAATTAAGACATTTTGCTACAAACGAGCTGTTTATGAAGTTTGAATTAAGGCAAATAAGGCATAAATCAGCTGTTAGAGAGCTAATTTTCTCGTTGATATGCATAGCTGTGAGGCTTTCAGCCCACAAAAAGCGCAAGTGAAATCTGGAATAGGTGATGATCATTTACGTACCCTATTTCAGAAATCAGGTCTCTTTGCGTTATAAGTATTATCAAAACAAAAGCTAAAATATCTGCTGTTAAATACGAAGCTGATTAAACAATTAAAAATTAAAAGTTAAAAAATAAATACCGAGCCATAAATCATACTTTCAAACGGGTCTGTAGCGTAAGACAACTTTAAGCACACCGTAGGATTTCTACTGCTAGGTATGAGGCTAAATCAAACAATAGCCACACCCCTAACAGCAGCAAAATTCTGTTTGTAACTCAAACTAAGTCAGCTAAACTGTTCCTCTGCATCTAAGTTAAACAACATTTGCAAAGTCTGCATACAGCGTCTTCTCGCTTCCACATCCTGTTGCGCTCGTAATTGCACCATCGGATCATGTAAAATTTTATTCACAATACCCCGTGTAAGCGCTTCGATAATTTCTTGGTGTTTCTCGCCAAATTCCGAACCTAAGCGCGACAAAGCTTTTTCTAGTTCTTGTTCGCGGATAGTTTCGACTTTATTTCGCAGACAGCTGATGGTAGAAACAGTTTCTAGACTACGCCACCAAATATCAAAAGCTTCCACTTCTTCATCTAAAATTTTCTCGGCTTCTAATGCCATTTTCCGACGACTTTCGTAGTTTTGCGCGACTACAGCCTTCAAATCATCTACATTAAACGCCTGCACATTTGCCAAATCATTCACATCTGCATCGACATTACGCGGCACAGAAATATCAAATAACATTAGAGATTGCTGTGGTTCTAAAACAGTTTCTAACTTGGCGCGGTCAAGTATAGGTTCTGTAGCTGAAGTACTGGTAAACACCAAATCACTTTCGGCAATTACAGTCATCATTTCCGACAGCAGATGGATTTGAATCGGTTGATCTGGAAACAATTTTGTTAATTCTGCCGCTCGTTCACGAGAGCGATTGACGATGCTAATTTGCCCAGCACCTTTAGAAATCAGGTGTTGCACCAGCAGCCGGGACATTTTACCCGCACCGAGAATTGCCACACGGTAAGCAGCTAAATTTTTGACTTTCATCTGGGCTAATTCCACAGCCGCCGAACTGATGGAAACTGCACCGGTGCCAATACTGGTTTCGGTGCGAACCCGCTTACCAGCTGTCAGCGCTTGTTTAAATAATCGATTTAGGATTGTTTTTATACCGCTGTATTGCTGCCCCAGTTTATGAGTATTTTTCACTTGAGCCAAAATTTGACCTTCGCCGAGTACAAGGCTATCTAACCCAGCCGCTACCCGCATCATGTGCATCACGGCATCATCATGGAGTAATGTAAACAGGTGTTGTCGCAAAGGTACCACTGGTAATTTGCTGTATTCAGCTAGAAACTGAATTACTTCTCTCACACCTTGGTTAGCTTCACTGGTAACGATGTAAATCTCCAAACGGTTACAAGTGCTAAGTACTGCGACTTCCTCAATATGGGAGCAGCTGACGAGTTGTGCGATCGCACTTTCAGTCTGTGTTTCTGGAATACTCAGCTTTTCCCTGATTTCTACTGGGGCTGTTTTATGGCTTAACCCCACCACTGCAATATTCATTTCTTAAATTGGTAATGGTTAATGGTTAATGATCATTAGTCATTAGTCACAACTGAACTAATGACTAATGACTAATGACTAATGACTACCGACTAAATTACTACCGCAATTGCAGATTCTTCGGTTCGTCCAACAAATGGATTGTATCGACGAATCGCGCCGTGCGGGACTGGCTAGAAATAACCAAGCTTTGAGTTCTAGCACCGCCGTGGAAGAAGCGGACGCCATCCATCAAGGTTCCAGGGGTAATACCGCAAGCAGCAAATAGCACAGTGTTACCAGAGGCTAATTCTTCAGCAGCGTAAACCCGATCTGGGTCAGTGATGTTCATTTCCTTCAGCCGTGCCAAATTGCCTTCTCTGCTTTCGCCAATCAAGCCTGTTTGTACTACTTCTGGATCGTAGATCAATTGCCCTTGGAAGTGCCCACCCAAGCAACGTAAAGCAGCAGCTGAAATTACCCCTTCTGGTGCTGCACCAATTCCCATCAAAGCGTGGATATTGGTACCAGCAAAAGCACAAGAGATGGCGGCTGAAACGTCACCATCACTGATCAGTCGCACTCTCGCGCCTGCGGTGCGAATTTCCTGAATCAGGTCTTTGTGGCGGGGACGATCCATCACCACAACTACCAATTCTTCAATGGCACGGTTTAGACACTCAGAGAGGATTTTGAGGTTTTCAGTCGCAGACTTGTTAATGTCTACATGACCTCTTGCTGGTGCTGGTGCTGCCAGTTTTTTCATGTAGAAGTCAGGTGCGGCAAATAAACCGCCTTTTTCGGAAATTGCCAAAACTGCCATTGAGCCATTTTGACCGTAAGCCACCAAGTTAGTGCCTTCGCAGGGGTCAACAGCGATGTCAATTTCAACTAGTTCATCAGGGTTACAGAAGTCTTTGGCATCTTCACGGGTACAGATACCGACTTCTTCCCCGATATATAGCATGGGGGCTTCGTCGCGTTCACCTTCGCCAATCACGATGCGACCGCGCATGTGGATTTTGTTCATCCGTTCCCGCATGGCTTCCACTGCTACTTCATCAGCAGTGTTCTTTTCGCCCTTACCCATCCACTTTGAGGATGCGATCGCGGCTTGCTCAACTACCTCAATAATCTCTAAACCAAGTGTATTTTCCACAGAGTCTGCCCTCTCAACTGCTTGAATTTCCGCCGTTTTCTCTGGCCATATCAGTTTTCAAGTCTACCAAAGCGCGGATACACATGGAAAAAAGTCTTGACTAGCACCTGTGTTAAGTTTTGCTGCTAAACCACTCCTTTCAGCGTTGCTTAATACTTTTGTATTAGTGTACTACTGAAACTACAGCACATTTCATCTGAGTGCGCTACACAGAGGCAAGATGCTCACCCCACAAGAGTTTTATTATTTATCTCTGTACCTCATTTACCTGCAATCTGCTGTAAGGTCATAACGTTATTCATAAATTACATCTTCAACAAGGGCAAGATGGTCACACAAGAATAATTTAACGCTATTCAACTATATAAGATAAGTTGAGAAACTAAGTAGTTCCCCAATCAATAATTATGTATAAATTAAAGCCTAAATTACTAAATAATTCTGACTATTTTCTGATTGCTTAAAATCTCAGATTTATAGCACTAATTAATTGATTGATTAATTACATAGGTTATGGTTTTTATAAAAAATGTAACTTTCTTTGGCAATCGCATAATAGTCTGTTTCTGATATTAGCAAAACTTGAAAATAATTAAATATACAAGCAATACCTTTACTACATAGAG includes the following:
- a CDS encoding glucose-6-phosphate isomerase, with the translated sequence MDARALWQRYQDWLYFHEGLGLYLDVSRMRFDDALVESLRPKFDKAFADMAELEKGAIANPDENRMVGHYWLRNPDLAPTPELTQEIVQTIEQIESFAEKVQTGAIHPPRASRFTDVISIGIGGSALGPQFVAEALSPDFPPLKIHFIDNTDPAGIDRILTHLRNSLSSTLVLVISKSGGTPEPRNAMIEVKKAYAGQNLDFAKYAIAITGVDSNLDKVAKSEGWLARFFMYDWVGGRTSEMSSVGLVPAALQGVDIRAMLEGAKEMDDATRIPDVKNNPAALLALAWYYSGNGRGEKDMVVLPYKDSLLLFSRYLQQLVMESLGKEKDLDGNIVYQGIAVYGNKGSTDQHAYVQQLREGVPNFFATLIEVLEDRQGPSPEIDPGVTAGDYLSGFLLGTRQALYENHRDSITVTIPQVNSRTVGALIALYERAVGLYASLINVNAYHQPGVEAGKKAAAVILDLQKRVVDVLQKEKSALSLAEVAEKAGSPDEVEAIYKILRHLHSNQRGVVLKGDLAQPSSLTVSIN
- a CDS encoding cytotoxic translational repressor of toxin-antitoxin stability system; its protein translation is MNLEVRYARSFLLDLKSLEPAAYERVYRFVFVELGEKWQPHYLPELRQLDHEGIFYRFTIDNYLIGIEIRGEIVKFLRVIPMPDV
- a CDS encoding branched-chain amino acid ABC transporter permease; its protein translation is MVDYLIFLAISTAIFALFGLGLNLQWGFTGLINFGHIAFMTLGAYTTVLLSLKGVPLLLSAMIGAIVAAILGLVIGLATLRLREDYLSIVTVGVGELIRLVVNNQELPVGDTWIAGAFGVQSYTIPLSTTPNLFVRLVMIGLLTLLMLITCFCLWRWVGPSRLSPNAEAKIRYKIESTSRLIVGLIFGILATAIYVSGVIGLYNYNPKAGLMLLVLLVLAFVFWRLQILVRSPWGRVLKAIREDEEIPKAMGKNVFWYKVQSLMLGGAIAGVAGAFFAWQLSAIYPDNFQPQLTFDAWIMVILGGSGNNIGTLLGAVIYFAYDAITREVLPKIVPLDEARLGAFRVMVIGLILMVLMIWRPQGILGKKEELTLGK
- a CDS encoding ABC transporter ATP-binding protein, with protein sequence MVNNQLPLLAATGLCKGFGGIKAVNDANIEVAKGSITGLIGPNGAGKTTLFNLLSNFIRPDKGRVIFDGEPIHQLQPYQIAQQGLIRTFQVARTLSRLSVLENMLLAAQKQTGENFWLVQLQPHIVAKEERELKERAMFLLESVGLEKKAQDYAGSLSGGQRKLLEMGRALMTNPKLILLDEPAAGVNPKLIDDICDRIITWNRRDGMTFLIIEHNMDLIMSLCDRVWVLAEGQNLAVGTPAEIQKNAKVLEAYLGQ
- a CDS encoding glutamyl-tRNA reductase produces the protein MNIAVVGLSHKTAPVEIREKLSIPETQTESAIAQLVSCSHIEEVAVLSTCNRLEIYIVTSEANQGVREVIQFLAEYSKLPVVPLRQHLFTLLHDDAVMHMMRVAAGLDSLVLGEGQILAQVKNTHKLGQQYSGIKTILNRLFKQALTAGKRVRTETSIGTGAVSISSAAVELAQMKVKNLAAYRVAILGAGKMSRLLVQHLISKGAGQISIVNRSRERAAELTKLFPDQPIQIHLLSEMMTVIAESDLVFTSTSATEPILDRAKLETVLEPQQSLMLFDISVPRNVDADVNDLANVQAFNVDDLKAVVAQNYESRRKMALEAEKILDEEVEAFDIWWRSLETVSTISCLRNKVETIREQELEKALSRLGSEFGEKHQEIIEALTRGIVNKILHDPMVQLRAQQDVEARRRCMQTLQMLFNLDAEEQFS
- the glpX gene encoding class II fructose-bisphosphatase yields the protein MENTLGLEIIEVVEQAAIASSKWMGKGEKNTADEVAVEAMRERMNKIHMRGRIVIGEGERDEAPMLYIGEEVGICTREDAKDFCNPDELVEIDIAVDPCEGTNLVAYGQNGSMAVLAISEKGGLFAAPDFYMKKLAAPAPARGHVDINKSATENLKILSECLNRAIEELVVVVMDRPRHKDLIQEIRTAGARVRLISDGDVSAAISCAFAGTNIHALMGIGAAPEGVISAAALRCLGGHFQGQLIYDPEVVQTGLIGESREGNLARLKEMNITDPDRVYAAEELASGNTVLFAACGITPGTLMDGVRFFHGGARTQSLVISSQSRTARFVDTIHLLDEPKNLQLR